The Vulgatibacter sp. genome window below encodes:
- a CDS encoding AraC family transcriptional regulator has translation MPAIADPPGFDSTDPLARVLHFVRVSGTFYCHSELGSPWGLFLPPMPGCMWFHCVNEGRALLEVDGAVHELERGSFALVPHGRGHRIRSARRVAAPNVVELPHELQTDRYAVLRHGGDGPRATLLCGVVKLDATVGAELERSLPPVLHVEPRAAAHGGSMEMTLALMAAESKAPRPGGETIVTRLADVLVVQAIREWIEVDPAARSGWLGALRDPKLGPALAALWGDPSRDWTVAGLARVAAMSRSAFAARFEELVGEPPMRYLARMRMRVASAELAAGHATVAAIAERAGYRSEAAFSRAFKRLTGLPPGAVRRAGKSTS, from the coding sequence GTGCCTGCGATTGCCGACCCGCCGGGATTCGACTCGACCGATCCGCTCGCGCGGGTGCTGCATTTCGTGCGCGTGAGCGGAACCTTCTACTGCCACTCGGAGCTGGGCTCCCCCTGGGGACTCTTCCTGCCGCCGATGCCCGGCTGCATGTGGTTCCACTGCGTCAACGAAGGGCGTGCGCTGCTCGAGGTGGACGGCGCCGTACACGAACTCGAGCGCGGGTCGTTCGCGCTCGTTCCCCACGGGCGCGGCCATCGCATCCGCAGCGCTCGTCGGGTCGCGGCGCCCAACGTGGTCGAGCTGCCGCACGAGCTGCAGACGGACCGGTACGCGGTGCTGCGCCATGGCGGCGACGGGCCGCGCGCGACGCTGCTCTGCGGTGTGGTGAAGCTCGACGCCACGGTGGGCGCGGAGCTCGAGAGGTCCCTGCCACCGGTCCTGCACGTCGAGCCACGTGCGGCGGCGCACGGTGGCTCGATGGAGATGACGCTCGCGCTCATGGCCGCGGAGTCGAAGGCACCTCGGCCCGGTGGAGAGACGATCGTCACGCGACTCGCGGACGTGCTCGTGGTCCAGGCGATCCGGGAATGGATCGAGGTGGACCCTGCCGCGCGGAGCGGCTGGCTCGGCGCACTCCGCGACCCGAAGCTGGGCCCGGCGCTCGCCGCGCTCTGGGGCGATCCGTCTCGCGATTGGACCGTCGCCGGTCTCGCCAGGGTGGCAGCGATGTCGCGGTCCGCTTTTGCGGCTCGCTTCGAGGAGCTCGTGGGTGAGCCACCGATGCGGTATCTCGCCCGGATGCGGATGCGCGTCGCGAGCGCGGAGCTCGCCGCGGGCCATGCAACCGTCGCAGCGATCGCGGAGCGCGCGGGCTACCGCTCCGAAGCGGCATTCAGCCGCGCGTTCAAACGCCTGACGGGACTGCCGCCCGGAGCCGTGCGGCGTGCAGGCAAGTCTACGTCGTAG
- a CDS encoding TetR/AcrR family transcriptional regulator yields MAFEEQDRGSARRERRRQEIARACLERFAEEGWAEARLDALADDAAMSKQGLLFYFRDKADLWAEAVTCAAEEIARALARRVTGERGPAAVRALRRGLDEVARVLPATFSVFLDASGSVPRASAVQQGRSTATLDALLLTLATALAADGGSREAARRLAGLAWLTLLAHHREARAASRAGLAAATQHPADLDYAEAQLVVLAGSLARSRT; encoded by the coding sequence ATGGCCTTCGAGGAGCAGGACCGGGGCAGCGCGCGCCGCGAGCGCCGCCGCCAGGAGATCGCCCGTGCCTGCCTCGAGCGCTTCGCCGAGGAGGGCTGGGCCGAGGCGCGCCTCGATGCCCTCGCCGACGACGCGGCGATGAGCAAGCAGGGGCTGCTCTTCTACTTTCGCGACAAGGCCGACCTCTGGGCGGAGGCAGTCACCTGCGCCGCCGAGGAGATCGCCCGCGCCCTCGCCCGCCGGGTCACCGGCGAGCGCGGCCCCGCAGCGGTGCGGGCGCTGCGGCGCGGCCTCGACGAGGTGGCTCGGGTGCTGCCCGCCACCTTCTCCGTCTTCCTCGACGCAAGCGGCAGCGTGCCCCGGGCCTCGGCGGTGCAGCAGGGGCGGAGCACCGCCACCCTCGACGCGCTGCTGCTCACGCTGGCCACCGCGCTCGCCGCAGACGGCGGCAGCCGCGAGGCGGCGCGGCGACTGGCAGGGCTCGCCTGGCTCACCCTGCTCGCCCACCACCGGGAGGCACGGGCAGCGAGCCGGGCGGGGCTGGCGGCGGCGACCCAGCACCCTGCGGACCTCGATTACGCCGAGGCGCAGCTCGTGGTGCTCGCGGGGTCGCTCGCCCGCAGCCGCACCTAG
- a CDS encoding AMP-binding protein, with protein MSTTLAKGVAAAAPVADAFDFSVTESLRGKRILFTGATGFVGKVALSMLLARFPDIGKVYVLARPGISTSAADRFYGKVVVAPPFDPLRAQLGPDFDRFLRAKCEPIPGDVSKKWCAFSEELLAQLTGNVDVLVNSAGLVDFNPTLEAGINANALGALHVAETAKRIGARLLHVSTCFVAGNAPGHVPEDPDIVGYFPKREQRPGETFDPFVEIEDCKATVERLKAMGDDKALLSEFRAKALERLHDEGRDEHDPKAIRTGAMRERKMWVTEQLIRAGANRAQEWGWPNTYCYTKSLGDQVIDAFARKEGLDFAIVRPAIVESSLRFPFPGWNEGFTTTAPLTFLAIKGHRTYPAKKGLILDVIPADHIAAGMIAVTAALAAGKAEKVYQLGTSDSNPLTMERTIEMTGLYRRRHYLAKAEEGDKLKNEILARIEPQSVSADRYRQTSAPQLAKLAKNIGSFLDEVKPSWGAPRIAAAIDKVQEELELAGKRAQMADMMFEIFMPFVWENSYIFSSKNMRALYARMDPADAARIPWDPDGYDWLSYWLDVHLPGLAKWVYPNLEDEFGVKIRKKGVPVYRDLWELLEARTRRHPGKVAMRWLRKDGSADRYTWGQLRDRAVRAAFYLAAAGVQPEDRVLLLAENRPEWGMAYFGAIKAAATVVPVDHQASREEIENVVRSAQARAVIASPAARERLGLDETLEGAQVLGLEQLFSAPLPAVEEGVLAPRDPAHLSSLIFTSGTTGKPKGVMLHGRNFTALVAKLSAVFQLGERDGLLSVLPLHHTFEFTAGFLVPLACGAEIAYIEETTADTLGEAFGTGRITAMVGVPALWQLLLRRIESGLADKGLLKGAKALQGFSRKLEERTGSRLHAKAAFFPIHRKFGGRLRYLISGGSAMPPEIYKAFQGMGFEIFEGYGLTEASPVLTVQAPGDNHAGHVGKPLAGIEVKIHEPDDHGVGEVIAKGPTIMAGYWNDETATAEALRDGWLFTGDLGRFDDEGHLVIVGRKKDVIIDANGKNVYPDELEDRYGATQLVKELSIVGLPEGSGGEKVAALVVPAYREDESREETRRKIEAHVRDVSLQLPLYKRIKVLHFRETDLPRTATRKVKRPVVVEELQRLERVRAGSRKGAVADGNAWLTDLVARVCEQPREKVTPEARLEGDLGFDSLMFTELSAQLEDAGVRPPSSEEVMAVATVGDLARKVAEWRRGGRPQQAPVHTPRESTRATRKPSLFGSLLDALQPAIDQVPVLSSAVAIARTEGVKFFDDLVPPAKPPRKAAEPAEAEGLELPDLVVAAGKGALRTGQKGLYERLFDTKIYGRAHVPQHVNFLVAANHASHLDMGLVKHALGDQGENLVALAARDYFFSSRLRRTYFENFTHLIPMDRHGSLRESLALASRSLQQGKNLLIFPEGTRAQDGTIKDFKGSLGYLALTNKVGILPVYLDGTWEAMPKGAVLPKTRDLGARIGPFLSYEELAAAVDGLPRSEQHREVARIVEEAVRALAEGRPVVKPQPRRKPEAATPAETAEVQVEAIAAAAEKQPANRAVPARPKRPTSRNRQASKETK; from the coding sequence ATGTCCACCACGCTGGCAAAGGGCGTCGCCGCTGCGGCGCCCGTCGCGGACGCGTTCGATTTCTCGGTGACGGAGAGCCTGCGCGGCAAGCGCATCCTCTTCACCGGGGCCACCGGCTTCGTCGGCAAGGTGGCGCTCTCGATGCTCCTCGCGCGCTTCCCCGACATCGGCAAGGTCTACGTCCTCGCCCGTCCGGGCATCTCCACCTCCGCCGCGGATCGCTTCTACGGCAAGGTGGTGGTGGCGCCGCCCTTCGATCCCCTGCGCGCCCAGCTCGGCCCCGACTTCGATCGCTTCCTCCGCGCGAAGTGCGAGCCCATCCCCGGCGACGTGTCGAAGAAGTGGTGCGCCTTCTCGGAGGAGCTCCTCGCGCAGCTCACCGGCAACGTCGACGTGCTGGTCAACTCCGCGGGCCTCGTGGACTTCAACCCGACGCTGGAGGCTGGCATCAACGCCAACGCCCTCGGCGCGCTCCACGTCGCCGAGACGGCGAAGCGCATCGGCGCCAGGCTCCTCCACGTCTCCACCTGCTTCGTCGCCGGCAACGCGCCGGGCCACGTGCCCGAGGATCCCGACATCGTCGGCTACTTCCCCAAGCGCGAGCAGCGCCCGGGTGAGACCTTCGATCCCTTCGTCGAGATCGAGGACTGCAAGGCGACGGTCGAGCGGCTCAAGGCGATGGGCGACGACAAGGCGCTCCTCTCCGAGTTCCGCGCCAAGGCGCTCGAGCGCCTCCACGACGAAGGCCGCGACGAGCACGACCCCAAGGCGATCCGCACCGGCGCGATGCGCGAGCGGAAGATGTGGGTGACCGAGCAGCTGATCCGCGCCGGCGCCAACCGCGCGCAGGAGTGGGGCTGGCCCAACACCTACTGCTACACCAAGAGCCTGGGCGATCAGGTGATCGACGCCTTCGCCAGGAAGGAAGGCCTCGACTTCGCCATCGTCCGCCCGGCGATCGTGGAGAGCTCGCTGCGGTTCCCCTTCCCCGGCTGGAACGAGGGTTTCACCACCACCGCGCCCCTCACCTTCCTCGCGATCAAGGGCCACCGCACCTATCCTGCGAAGAAGGGCCTCATCCTCGACGTGATCCCCGCCGATCACATCGCCGCCGGCATGATCGCGGTGACCGCGGCGCTCGCCGCCGGCAAGGCGGAGAAGGTCTACCAGCTCGGCACCTCCGACTCGAACCCGCTCACGATGGAGCGGACCATCGAGATGACGGGCCTCTACCGCCGCCGCCACTACCTGGCGAAGGCGGAGGAGGGCGACAAGCTCAAGAACGAGATCCTCGCCCGGATCGAGCCGCAGTCCGTCAGCGCCGATCGCTACCGGCAGACCTCCGCGCCGCAGCTCGCGAAGCTGGCGAAGAACATCGGCTCCTTCCTCGACGAGGTGAAGCCGAGCTGGGGTGCGCCCCGCATCGCCGCCGCCATCGACAAGGTGCAGGAGGAGCTCGAGCTCGCCGGCAAGCGCGCCCAGATGGCGGACATGATGTTCGAGATCTTCATGCCCTTCGTCTGGGAGAACTCGTACATCTTCTCCTCGAAGAACATGCGTGCGCTCTACGCCCGCATGGATCCCGCGGATGCCGCGCGGATCCCCTGGGATCCGGACGGCTACGACTGGCTCTCCTACTGGCTCGACGTCCACCTGCCAGGCCTGGCGAAGTGGGTCTACCCGAACCTCGAGGACGAGTTCGGCGTGAAGATCCGCAAGAAGGGCGTGCCGGTCTACCGCGACCTCTGGGAGCTCCTCGAGGCCCGCACCCGCCGCCACCCGGGCAAGGTGGCGATGCGCTGGCTCCGCAAGGACGGCAGCGCCGACCGCTACACCTGGGGCCAGCTCCGCGATCGCGCGGTGCGCGCCGCCTTCTACCTCGCCGCCGCGGGCGTGCAGCCCGAGGATCGCGTGCTCCTCCTCGCCGAGAACCGGCCGGAGTGGGGCATGGCCTATTTCGGCGCGATCAAGGCGGCGGCCACGGTGGTGCCGGTCGATCACCAGGCGAGCCGCGAGGAGATCGAGAACGTGGTGCGCTCCGCGCAGGCCCGGGCGGTGATCGCCTCGCCCGCGGCGCGCGAGCGCCTCGGCCTCGACGAAACGCTCGAGGGCGCGCAGGTCCTCGGCCTCGAGCAGCTCTTCTCCGCGCCGCTCCCGGCGGTGGAGGAGGGCGTGCTCGCGCCGCGGGATCCCGCCCACCTCTCCTCGCTGATCTTCACCTCCGGCACCACCGGCAAGCCCAAGGGCGTGATGCTCCACGGGCGCAACTTCACCGCGCTGGTGGCGAAGCTCTCCGCGGTCTTCCAGCTCGGCGAGCGCGACGGCCTGCTCTCGGTGCTGCCGCTCCACCACACCTTCGAGTTCACCGCCGGCTTCCTCGTGCCGCTCGCCTGCGGCGCGGAGATCGCCTACATCGAGGAGACCACCGCCGACACCCTGGGCGAGGCCTTCGGCACCGGCCGGATCACCGCGATGGTGGGCGTGCCCGCGCTCTGGCAGCTGCTGCTCCGCCGGATCGAGAGCGGCCTCGCCGACAAGGGGCTGCTAAAGGGCGCCAAGGCGCTGCAGGGGTTCTCGCGCAAGCTCGAGGAGCGCACCGGCTCGCGCCTCCACGCCAAGGCGGCCTTCTTCCCCATCCACCGGAAGTTCGGTGGCCGCCTGCGCTACCTGATCAGCGGCGGCTCGGCGATGCCCCCCGAGATCTACAAGGCCTTCCAGGGGATGGGCTTCGAGATCTTCGAGGGCTACGGCCTCACCGAGGCCTCGCCGGTGCTCACCGTGCAGGCCCCCGGCGACAACCACGCAGGCCACGTCGGCAAGCCGCTTGCCGGGATCGAGGTGAAGATCCACGAGCCCGACGATCACGGGGTCGGCGAGGTGATCGCCAAGGGCCCGACGATCATGGCGGGCTACTGGAACGACGAGACCGCCACCGCGGAAGCGCTGCGGGACGGCTGGCTCTTCACCGGCGATCTCGGCCGCTTCGACGACGAGGGCCACCTCGTCATCGTCGGCCGCAAGAAGGACGTGATCATCGACGCCAACGGGAAGAACGTCTATCCCGACGAGCTCGAGGATCGCTACGGCGCGACGCAGCTGGTGAAGGAGCTCTCCATCGTCGGCCTGCCCGAGGGCAGCGGCGGCGAGAAGGTCGCCGCGCTGGTGGTGCCTGCGTACCGCGAGGACGAGAGCCGCGAGGAGACGCGCCGGAAGATCGAGGCGCATGTCCGCGACGTCTCGCTCCAGCTGCCGCTCTACAAGCGGATCAAGGTGCTCCACTTCCGCGAGACCGATCTCCCCCGCACCGCCACCCGCAAGGTGAAGCGGCCGGTGGTGGTGGAGGAGCTGCAGCGCCTCGAGCGCGTGCGTGCAGGAAGCCGCAAGGGCGCGGTCGCCGACGGCAACGCCTGGCTCACCGATCTCGTGGCGCGGGTCTGCGAGCAGCCGCGGGAGAAGGTGACCCCGGAGGCGCGGCTCGAAGGCGATCTCGGCTTCGACTCGCTGATGTTCACCGAGCTCTCCGCGCAGCTCGAGGACGCAGGCGTGCGGCCGCCCTCCTCGGAAGAGGTGATGGCGGTGGCCACCGTGGGCGACCTCGCCCGCAAGGTGGCGGAGTGGCGCCGCGGCGGCAGGCCGCAGCAGGCGCCCGTGCACACGCCCCGCGAGAGCACCCGCGCCACCCGCAAGCCCTCGCTCTTCGGCTCGCTCCTCGACGCGCTCCAGCCGGCGATCGATCAGGTGCCGGTGCTCTCCTCCGCGGTGGCGATCGCCCGCACCGAGGGCGTGAAGTTCTTCGACGACCTGGTGCCGCCGGCAAAGCCCCCGCGCAAGGCCGCCGAGCCCGCGGAGGCCGAAGGGCTCGAGCTCCCCGACCTGGTGGTCGCCGCAGGCAAGGGCGCGCTGCGCACCGGCCAGAAGGGGCTCTACGAGCGGCTCTTCGACACGAAGATCTACGGGCGGGCCCACGTGCCCCAGCACGTGAACTTCCTCGTGGCGGCGAACCACGCCAGCCATCTCGACATGGGCCTGGTGAAGCACGCCCTCGGCGATCAGGGCGAGAACCTCGTCGCCCTCGCGGCCCGCGACTACTTCTTCTCGAGCCGGCTCCGTCGCACCTACTTCGAAAACTTCACCCACCTGATCCCGATGGATCGCCACGGCTCCCTGCGCGAGTCGCTGGCGCTCGCCTCGCGCTCGCTGCAGCAGGGCAAGAACCTGCTCATCTTCCCCGAGGGGACGCGGGCGCAGGACGGCACGATCAAGGACTTCAAGGGGTCGCTCGGCTACCTCGCCCTCACCAACAAGGTGGGCATCCTGCCCGTCTACCTGGACGGCACCTGGGAGGCGATGCCCAAGGGCGCGGTGCTCCCGAAGACGCGGGATCTCGGCGCGCGGATCGGGCCCTTCCTCTCCTACGAGGAGCTCGCCGCTGCGGTGGACGGGCTGCCGCGCAGCGAGCAGCACCGCGAGGTGGCGCGGATCGTCGAGGAGGCGGTGCGGGCGCTGGCGGAGGGACGGCCGGTGGTGAAGCCGCAGCCTCGGCGCAAGCCCGAGGCCGCCACGCCCGCCGAGACGGCGGAGGTGCAGGTCGAGGCGATCGCCGCAGCGGCGGAGAAGCAGCCCGCGAACCGCGCCGTGCCCGCCAGGCCGAAGCGGCCCACCAGCCGCAACCGGCAGGCGAGCAAGGAGACCAAGTGA
- a CDS encoding HAD family hydrolase, with protein sequence MHASVPPAPNAARSAAFYDVDGTLVRTNVVHAFGFYAANRGRLVESALRTAVLAAGVPAFWLADQASRALFNELFYKQYKGLTKDRLVALSEELFERVLKPAIFPGAEEMVERCRQTGARQVLVTGAIDLTILPLARHFGMTEVIANRLEFVDNVATGRVIKPLLAGATKASAVRDYCAKEGLDLSACWGFCDSYADYPMLAVCGRPTAVNPDFRLRQMAKSHDWPVVDLK encoded by the coding sequence ATGCACGCTTCCGTACCGCCCGCACCGAACGCTGCCCGGTCCGCTGCCTTCTACGACGTGGACGGCACGCTGGTCCGGACAAACGTGGTCCACGCCTTCGGCTTCTACGCCGCCAACCGCGGCCGCCTCGTCGAGTCGGCGCTGCGCACCGCCGTGCTCGCCGCAGGCGTGCCCGCCTTCTGGCTCGCCGACCAGGCCTCCCGCGCCCTCTTCAACGAGCTCTTCTACAAGCAGTACAAGGGGCTCACGAAGGACCGCCTCGTGGCCCTCTCCGAGGAGCTCTTCGAGCGGGTGCTGAAGCCTGCGATCTTCCCCGGCGCCGAGGAGATGGTGGAGCGCTGCCGCCAGACCGGTGCGCGGCAGGTCCTCGTCACCGGCGCCATCGACCTGACCATCCTGCCCCTGGCGCGCCACTTCGGGATGACCGAGGTGATCGCCAACCGGCTCGAGTTCGTCGACAACGTGGCCACCGGCCGCGTGATCAAGCCCCTGCTCGCAGGCGCCACCAAGGCGTCGGCGGTGCGCGACTACTGCGCGAAGGAGGGGCTCGACCTCTCCGCCTGCTGGGGCTTCTGCGACTCCTACGCCGATTATCCGATGCTCGCGGTGTGCGGCAGGCCCACCGCGGTGAACCCCGATTTCCGGCTGCGCCAGATGGCGAAGTCCCACGATTGGCCGGTGGTGGATCTCAAATGA
- a CDS encoding NAD(P)-dependent oxidoreductase — protein MSQQSSRPMRIAVIGASRGSGRETVGALLARGHEVVAFARDPSTIPAAPRLTLRRGDALQPSDLDGCVAGCDAVVVTLGIHENPLAVRLGIRRTPIDVRSRGTANVIAAMQRAGVRRLVVQTTYGIGSSRGRLSFGWSLAFALLLAPQIEDHERQEELVRACGLEWTLVQPVGLVDKDTGRPVMTSLTGEVRSMEVSRSRLASVLCAAAEGAFVGEVVAVSS, from the coding sequence ATGTCCCAGCAGTCCAGTCGACCCATGCGCATCGCCGTCATCGGCGCGAGCCGCGGCAGCGGCCGCGAAACCGTGGGCGCCCTGCTCGCGCGCGGCCACGAAGTCGTGGCTTTCGCGCGCGATCCGAGCACCATCCCGGCAGCGCCCCGGCTCACGCTCCGGCGGGGCGACGCGCTGCAGCCTTCCGACCTGGACGGCTGCGTGGCCGGATGCGACGCCGTCGTCGTCACGCTCGGCATCCACGAGAACCCGCTCGCCGTGCGGCTGGGCATCCGGCGCACGCCGATCGACGTCCGGTCCAGGGGCACCGCCAACGTGATCGCAGCCATGCAGCGGGCCGGCGTCCGCAGGCTCGTCGTACAGACCACGTACGGGATCGGGAGCAGCAGGGGCCGTTTGAGCTTCGGTTGGTCCCTCGCCTTCGCGCTGCTGCTGGCTCCCCAGATCGAAGATCACGAGCGCCAGGAGGAGCTGGTACGCGCGTGCGGGCTCGAGTGGACGCTGGTGCAGCCGGTGGGCCTGGTCGACAAGGACACGGGGCGGCCCGTGATGACCTCGCTTACCGGAGAGGTGCGGAGCATGGAGGTATCGCGGTCGCGGCTCGCGAGCGTGCTCTGCGCCGCGGCCGAGGGGGCCTTCGTCGGCGAGGTCGTGGCGGTTTCGTCCTGA
- a CDS encoding NAD-dependent epimerase/dehydratase family protein — protein MGRILVTGGTGFLGKHLLAMLSRRGEKVRVLSRAATPELDELGVEVIAGSLLDEEVLAKACKGVERIYHLAGLVSRDPDAAGEMYRLHVDGTRLLLDTAHAAKVKRVVVASTSGTIAVSKREEEISTEESPFRYELVRDWPYYLSKIYQEKLALAFEGMDVLCINPSILFGPGDTRLSSSGDVLKFLKREIPVVPSGGINFVDARDAAAGAILAMEHGKAKSRYLLGGPNWTMQEFFLRLGRASGVRPPAARIPDAAARLGARIVDGLYRLGGPERRAPVDPVSVEMAQHFWYCDSTRARTELGWEPRDPMETLDDTVAFLRERFLGGAPRPEKAPSFLETLVTRMGDEPAAPAPKQRRERRTRP, from the coding sequence ATGGGCAGGATCCTCGTCACCGGTGGCACGGGCTTTCTCGGCAAACACCTCCTCGCCATGCTCTCCCGCCGCGGGGAGAAGGTGCGGGTGCTCTCCCGCGCGGCGACGCCGGAGCTCGACGAGCTCGGCGTCGAGGTGATCGCCGGGTCGCTCCTCGACGAAGAGGTGCTGGCGAAGGCGTGCAAGGGCGTCGAGCGGATCTACCATCTGGCGGGCCTCGTTTCCCGGGACCCGGACGCTGCCGGCGAGATGTACCGGCTCCACGTGGACGGCACGCGCCTGCTCCTCGACACCGCGCACGCGGCGAAGGTGAAGCGGGTGGTGGTGGCCTCCACCTCCGGCACCATCGCGGTCTCGAAGCGCGAGGAGGAGATCTCCACCGAGGAGAGCCCCTTCCGCTACGAGCTGGTGCGCGACTGGCCCTACTACCTCTCGAAGATCTACCAGGAGAAGCTCGCGCTCGCGTTCGAGGGGATGGACGTCCTCTGCATCAACCCCTCGATCCTCTTCGGGCCCGGCGACACCCGCCTCTCCTCGAGCGGCGACGTGCTCAAATTCCTGAAGCGCGAGATCCCGGTGGTGCCCTCCGGCGGCATCAACTTCGTCGACGCCCGCGACGCCGCGGCAGGCGCGATCCTCGCGATGGAGCACGGCAAGGCGAAGAGCCGCTACCTCCTCGGCGGCCCCAACTGGACGATGCAGGAGTTCTTCCTGCGCCTCGGCCGCGCCAGCGGCGTGCGCCCGCCTGCAGCGCGGATCCCCGATGCAGCCGCCCGCCTCGGCGCCCGGATCGTCGACGGCCTCTACCGCCTCGGCGGCCCCGAGCGCCGCGCGCCCGTGGATCCGGTGAGCGTCGAGATGGCCCAGCACTTCTGGTACTGCGACTCGACCCGGGCCCGCACCGAGCTCGGCTGGGAGCCGCGGGATCCGATGGAGACGCTGGACGACACCGTCGCGTTCCTCCGGGAGCGCTTCCTCGGCGGCGCCCCGCGGCCGGAGAAGGCGCCCTCCTTCCTCGAGACGCTGGTGACCCGGATGGGCGACGAGCCCGCGGCGCCGGCGCCGAAGCAGCGGCGGGAGCGGCGCACCAGGCCCTGA
- a CDS encoding lactate racemase domain-containing protein, which yields MRLARELEAPEVVTIDKGSAPRILHYGEDFLLEDLPVGTRVIYPKQPIAGLPNPRAAIRWAINHPLGCDPLPAQLKPGMKVTIAIDDISLPLPGMARPDLRQTMLEILLEMLADHGVEDVHIIIAIALHRKMTAGEVERMVGPKIFRSHWPEKLYHHDAEDPDAIVEIGTTRHGEPVRINRRAADSDLLIYANINFVPMNGGHKSIGVGLTDYKGLKANHNPQAIRGTQSYMDPKGPSELHRSFDRIGHIVERKLNVFKIETAINNRMYGGPMEFLGKNEDDFTESDRLKFQALKWTLSKTPRAMRREVFMRVPAPYELISVHAGKTELVHEKILEKSYEQYAVQVKGQADILIHGIPFITPYNANSTALNPLLVQVMGLGYLFNLFRGRPLVKKGGVLILTHPCSDAFDTNHHPSYVEFFHRVLAETRDAAVHSAKYEEEFATNPAYIEMYRRGNAFHGVHPLYMWYWGENGRQHVGKVIVVGADNAHVPKILGWERAATLAEAIAMARSEMGRSAQITMVHNAPVVLADVE from the coding sequence ATGAGGCTGGCACGAGAGCTCGAGGCACCCGAAGTCGTCACCATCGACAAGGGCAGCGCCCCCCGCATCCTCCACTACGGCGAGGACTTCCTCCTCGAGGACCTGCCGGTGGGCACCCGGGTGATCTACCCGAAGCAGCCGATCGCGGGCCTTCCCAACCCGCGCGCCGCGATCCGCTGGGCGATCAACCACCCGCTCGGCTGCGACCCGCTCCCCGCGCAGCTCAAGCCCGGGATGAAGGTCACCATCGCCATCGACGACATCTCGCTGCCGCTGCCCGGCATGGCGCGGCCCGATCTCCGGCAGACGATGCTCGAGATCCTCCTCGAGATGCTCGCCGATCACGGCGTCGAGGACGTGCACATCATCATCGCCATCGCGCTCCATCGGAAGATGACGGCTGGCGAGGTGGAGCGGATGGTGGGCCCGAAGATCTTCCGGAGCCACTGGCCCGAGAAGCTCTACCACCACGACGCCGAGGATCCGGACGCCATCGTGGAGATCGGCACCACCCGCCACGGCGAGCCGGTGCGGATCAACCGCCGCGCCGCCGACAGCGACCTGCTCATCTACGCGAACATCAACTTCGTGCCGATGAACGGCGGCCACAAGTCGATCGGCGTCGGCCTCACCGATTACAAGGGCCTCAAGGCCAACCACAACCCCCAGGCGATCCGCGGCACCCAGTCGTACATGGATCCCAAGGGCCCTTCCGAGCTCCACCGCTCCTTCGATCGCATCGGTCACATCGTCGAGCGCAAGCTCAACGTCTTCAAGATCGAGACGGCGATCAACAACCGCATGTACGGCGGCCCGATGGAGTTCCTCGGCAAGAACGAGGACGACTTCACCGAGTCGGATCGCCTGAAGTTCCAGGCGCTGAAGTGGACCCTCTCGAAGACCCCGCGCGCGATGCGCCGCGAGGTCTTCATGCGGGTGCCCGCGCCCTACGAGCTCATCTCGGTCCACGCCGGCAAGACCGAGCTGGTGCACGAGAAGATCCTCGAGAAGAGCTACGAGCAGTACGCGGTCCAGGTGAAGGGGCAGGCCGACATCCTCATCCACGGCATCCCCTTCATCACGCCCTACAACGCCAACTCGACGGCGCTCAACCCGCTGCTCGTGCAGGTGATGGGGCTGGGCTACCTCTTCAACCTCTTCCGCGGCAGGCCGCTGGTGAAGAAGGGCGGCGTGCTCATCCTCACCCATCCCTGCTCGGACGCCTTCGACACCAACCACCACCCGAGCTACGTGGAGTTCTTCCACCGCGTGCTCGCCGAGACCCGCGACGCAGCGGTCCACTCGGCGAAGTACGAGGAGGAGTTCGCCACCAACCCGGCCTACATCGAGATGTACCGGCGCGGGAACGCCTTCCACGGCGTTCACCCCCTGTACATGTGGTACTGGGGCGAGAACGGCCGCCAGCACGTGGGCAAGGTGATCGTGGTGGGCGCGGACAACGCGCACGTGCCGAAGATCCTCGGCTGGGAGCGCGCCGCCACGCTGGCGGAGGCGATCGCCATGGCCCGCAGCGAGATGGGCCGCAGCGCCCAGATCACCATGGTGCACAACGCCCCGGTCGTCCTCGCGGACGTGGAGTGA
- a CDS encoding two-component system response regulator, with translation MTERPIILVVDDDPDLRAVLCEALGADGYDVIPAADGAEALTWLRLGFRPRLILLDLLMPVMDGWRFRESLGADPALAAIPVILISTEDNARREPIDVAMLLRKPLALGELRAMVARFCELAPQQNVAPDANPG, from the coding sequence ATGACGGAACGGCCGATCATCCTCGTCGTCGACGACGACCCCGATCTCCGCGCGGTCCTCTGTGAGGCGCTGGGGGCGGATGGCTACGACGTGATCCCCGCAGCCGACGGGGCGGAGGCGCTGACGTGGCTCCGCCTCGGCTTTCGTCCCCGGCTCATCCTCCTCGACCTGCTGATGCCCGTGATGGACGGCTGGCGCTTCCGGGAGAGCCTCGGCGCCGACCCCGCCCTCGCCGCGATCCCGGTGATCCTGATCTCGACCGAGGACAACGCGCGCCGCGAACCGATCGACGTGGCGATGCTATTGCGCAAGCCGCTCGCACTCGGCGAGCTCCGCGCGATGGTCGCGCGCTTCTGCGAGCTCGCACCGCAGCAAAATGTCGCGCCGGACGCGAATCCCGGTTGA